GATCACATCAGGTGAGGATCACGACCTTTTCCGAGGTCGATCCTAGCCAAGAGCCAACGCCTGAACTACTGCCGGCGAAGTACCATTCCAAGACGGAGCTAACCGCTACGGTTGCTGCGGGTGACAACGAAATTCCGTTTGATCTGCAATCTAAGTAACCATTGACGAGTTGGCGAACTTTAGAACGGTTGCAGCGTTTCGAACCAACGCGTGAACCAACCGCGTTTGTAGCCGTCTCGCATCCGGCCGCGATCGTTTTTGCGGATTTGCAGATCCAGCAGATCGCGGCTGAGGACGACGTTGTCCGGCCCGATGTCCTCGCTGCGGCAGGTGCCCGAGAGGAACGTCTCCCAGACGTTTTCATTCACGTACATCGTCTTGTGAGCTTCGACGACCAAGTTGCCGTTGGGGCGAATGTCGACGACGCGGGCGGCGATGTTAAACGACAGCGCCTCGCGACTCTCGATCTCCGAATCGGCCCGATACAAACTGTTGACGGTCCCTTGCAGACGGAGATCGCCACCTTCATGCGTATCGGGCTGAAGTTTGCCACCGCGAAGATTGATCCAGTCTTTTAGAAGCGTGTCGTACAATCCGTTCTTTCGCGTCGAGGCGGAGCCCTCGGCTTGAACGCGGGCGATTTCATCGACACGGATCGTGACGATGTCGTTCATCTGCAACGTGCGTGTGGGAGGTGGCGGGATGTAGGTCCAACTGGCCGATTGCAATCCCAACGGCGCATCGTAACGCTGAGTGTATTGGGCGCCAGCAGCCTGCGATGGAGCGGCACGAGAGGGATCAGGCGCCGCCGCGCCGCGATCATAGGGATCGCTGTTTTGATTCGACGGCGGCGCGATATCTTCGGTCCCAATTCCCGATTGAACTTGGGGGAATGGATTTTCTTGAGCTACCGCTACGGCAGCGCAACCCAACAGCAAACCGACAAACCACGTCGATGAGATGGCTTTGAGCATTCGATGATTCCCTGGGTTTTGCTGAGTTTATCTGGTTGGGAGTTGGTGTCGCAGGGCACCGATTAGCGTTGCACTTGCGGGGCGCGAGTGACGATCTCGACCAGCCCTGTGCTGATCACGCGAGCCAACAACCGCTTGCGATCTTCGATCGTTTCGATCTGAATCAGATCCCCTTCGGAACCTTCGCCCATCGCCTTGCCGCCGGTGCGAATCACGATCGCCCCGCCGACAACCATGACTTCGACCATGTCGTTGCGACGGACCAAGATCGGCGGTCCCACATCGGTCTGTTGGACCCAACGCCCCGCGGGGACGTTCCGTTTAACTTCCTGGCCTATCAACTGGCTCATGTCGGTAGCCAAATGATCGCTGCGGACGGTCGAATCTATCACCTTCCATTGCAGTTGACTGGGACCGATGATCTGCCCGCGGGAAAGGTTCTGCGTGGCGACGATCGCGCGAGGCAATTCGTTGATCTGCAGATAGACGGGCACCTCCCGCTTCTCTCCTTCCACGGCCGATGTCAGGACAAAACGAGCGACACCGGCGGTGATCGTCGTGGGGACAGCAACGCGTTGGTAACTGGTGATCTCTTCGACTTGGGCGATCGGCAGTCGTTCCCAATCGATCTTGTATTCGAAGTCGTTTTCGTAGTCCTGCATCGCTTTTTCGACAACTCGCTCGATCAAGCGTTTGCTCTGCGGATCGATTTCTTTCGGCGCGACTTCCGCCACCGTGGTGACCACTTTCGCAGCGACTTGCACGACGGGATTGGATCGGACGCTTGTCGATTCGGGGCCGACCCAAAGGATCGGTGCGGTGACCAGTTTGGAATGATTGAGCGCTTCGGCCAAACGATATCGCATCAACTGTAGCGGTCGTCCATCGGTGGGGATCAATCCAACCGTCGATTTGCGCAGCTGATCCCAGACGTTGTCGGGGATCGAAACCGGTTGAACCACATCTTCGACACGCACGATCGACGAGGTGACCGTGACGTTGGGCTTCAACTGCAGTGTCCACGGATCGGACTGCTGTGCGAACGCAGCGGAGCTGAACAGGCCAAGCCAAACGCCGACGGCGCAGACCAGTTGCCAGCCGGCGACAGGTCGTCGCTGCGTTCCTGAGCCGCGAAATCCGTGGCGTTCTGCAATCATCGTGGAGGTAATAATCAGAGATCCCAAGATTAGAAACGACGTAGGTTGGCGATGGTTTGCATCATTTGGTCGCCCGCCTGGACGGCTTGCGAATTCAACTCAAACGCCCGCTGTGTGGTGATCAGGTCGATCAACTCACGGACCGGTTCGACGTTAGAAACCTCGAGATTTCCCTGCCGAATCACTCCAGCGCCATCGCTGCCCGGCTCGCTCAGCTGGTTGGTTCCCGATGCTTCGGTCTCTTGATACAGATTTTCACCGATCTTCAGCAAGCCATCCGGATTGACGAACTGCGCCAACTGAATCTGCCCCTGCTGTTGCAGTTCGACGGTTCCGGGGATCCGCACCGAGACGATTCCGGTGTCGCTGATTTGGATCTGCGTTGCGTCTTGTGGGATCGTGATCGGTGGATCGATCAAGCGGCCCGTTTGCGCCGATCCAAGGACCAATTGCCCGTTGGCATTGACGTCCAGATTCGCCGCGCGAGTGTAGACGGTCGTCTGGCTGCGTGGATCCAAGACGGGCAGGAAGCCGCGTCCTTCGATGCCAAAGTCGAGTTCGCGGCCGGTCTGTTCCAAGGTTCCTTGGCTGTGATCGGTCTGCGTGCTCATCACGCGAACGCCGAGCCCGATCTGCGTCCCGGTCGGCGTGGGTGTTTGGTTGGAATCTTGCACGCCCGGATAGATCTCGTTGCGATACAACAGATCTTCGAAGTTCGCGCGATCGCGTTTGAACCCAGTGGTGTTCACATTCGCCAAATTATTGGCGATCACATCCAACTTGGTTTCCATCGCGTCCATACCGGTCGCGGCGGTGTATAGCGTTTGGACACTCATCTATCGCTCCAATTAACTTTGCAAAATGCGCGAGATCAACGATCCCATCACATGATCTTGGTTCTGAATCATCTTGGTATTGGCTTCATAACCACGCGACGCTTCGATCAATTCCATCATCGTGGTCGTCGGGTTCACCGCCGATTGTTCCAACGCGCCGTTGGCGACTTCGCGTTCGGTCGGCGCCACCGGCTGAAACTCAGCTAATGGCATGTACAGGTTTTCGCCTTGTCGCGAAAGATCGCCATAACCGTTCGGACGCGCTAGCATCAGGTCGAACGTGGTGCCCGATTGGGTGATCCGTCCCCCTGCGGTGACATCGAAGGGGAGCCGAGGATCGATCTGAATCGGGCGTCCGCCGGTGTCGAGCACCGGATCGCCGCCTTGATTGACCAGCGTGCCGTTGGAGTTGAACAAGAAGTTCCCGGCGCGGGTCAGCATCTGTTGATCGTCGTGCTGGACGACGAAGAAGTCCGACGCGTTGTGGATCGCAAAATCGGTGCGAACGCCAGTCTGTTTGATCGGTCCCTCGCGAAATTCCGTGCCAGTCGACTGCAGCGTGACGCCGCCGCCGACGTCATCGACCTCTCCGGTGCCAGGATTTTTTAGCGATTCTTCGATCGATTCGGCAAAGCGAGCCTGCAACACCGGCGCCTGAGCTTTGTAGCCCGGCGTGTTGACATTGGCCAAGTTGTGGCTGACCACTTCTAAACGATGGCTCTGCGCTTTGGCGCCGGCCGCCGACATGTACATTCCGTAGGGCATCGAGCTCTCGCCTCTTCGATCTAACGCCCCCCGGCGTGTATCCTCTCCCCAAAAGCCACGCCGACCGGCGCTC
Above is a genomic segment from Rosistilla ulvae containing:
- the flgA gene encoding flagellar basal body P-ring formation chaperone FlgA gives rise to the protein MIAERHGFRGSGTQRRPVAGWQLVCAVGVWLGLFSSAAFAQQSDPWTLQLKPNVTVTSSIVRVEDVVQPVSIPDNVWDQLRKSTVGLIPTDGRPLQLMRYRLAEALNHSKLVTAPILWVGPESTSVRSNPVVQVAAKVVTTVAEVAPKEIDPQSKRLIERVVEKAMQDYENDFEYKIDWERLPIAQVEEITSYQRVAVPTTITAGVARFVLTSAVEGEKREVPVYLQINELPRAIVATQNLSRGQIIGPSQLQWKVIDSTVRSDHLATDMSQLIGQEVKRNVPAGRWVQQTDVGPPILVRRNDMVEVMVVGGAIVIRTGGKAMGEGSEGDLIQIETIEDRKRLLARVISTGLVEIVTRAPQVQR
- the flgG gene encoding flagellar basal-body rod protein FlgG, which translates into the protein MSVQTLYTAATGMDAMETKLDVIANNLANVNTTGFKRDRANFEDLLYRNEIYPGVQDSNQTPTPTGTQIGLGVRVMSTQTDHSQGTLEQTGRELDFGIEGRGFLPVLDPRSQTTVYTRAANLDVNANGQLVLGSAQTGRLIDPPITIPQDATQIQISDTGIVSVRIPGTVELQQQGQIQLAQFVNPDGLLKIGENLYQETEASGTNQLSEPGSDGAGVIRQGNLEVSNVEPVRELIDLITTQRAFELNSQAVQAGDQMMQTIANLRRF
- a CDS encoding flagellar hook-basal body protein — encoded protein: MPYGMYMSAAGAKAQSHRLEVVSHNLANVNTPGYKAQAPVLQARFAESIEESLKNPGTGEVDDVGGGVTLQSTGTEFREGPIKQTGVRTDFAIHNASDFFVVQHDDQQMLTRAGNFLFNSNGTLVNQGGDPVLDTGGRPIQIDPRLPFDVTAGGRITQSGTTFDLMLARPNGYGDLSRQGENLYMPLAEFQPVAPTEREVANGALEQSAVNPTTTMMELIEASRGYEANTKMIQNQDHVMGSLISRILQS
- a CDS encoding flagellar basal body L-ring protein FlgH encodes the protein MLKAISSTWFVGLLLGCAAVAVAQENPFPQVQSGIGTEDIAPPSNQNSDPYDRGAAAPDPSRAAPSQAAGAQYTQRYDAPLGLQSASWTYIPPPPTRTLQMNDIVTIRVDEIARVQAEGSASTRKNGLYDTLLKDWINLRGGKLQPDTHEGGDLRLQGTVNSLYRADSEIESREALSFNIAARVVDIRPNGNLVVEAHKTMYVNENVWETFLSGTCRSEDIGPDNVVLSRDLLDLQIRKNDRGRMRDGYKRGWFTRWFETLQPF